The Nerophis ophidion isolate RoL-2023_Sa linkage group LG05, RoL_Noph_v1.0, whole genome shotgun sequence genomic interval ttgtcaacactaaatggtccctagtgtgtgaatgtgagtgtgaatgttgtctgtctatctgtgttggccctgcgatgaggtggcgacttgtccagggtgtaccccgccttccgcccgactgtagctgagataggcgccagcgccccccgcgaccccaaaagggaataagcggtagaaatggatggatggatggaaatgaacTAAACCGAtactcgggcttcacggtggaagaggggttagtgcgtctgcctcacaatacgaaggtcctacagtcctgggttcaattccaggctgaggatctttctgtgtggagtttgcatgttctccccgtgaatgcgtgggttccctccgggtactccggcttcctcccacttccaaagacatgcacctggggataagttgattggcaacactaaaaatggtccctagtgtgtgaatgtgagtgtgaatgttgtctgtctatctgtgttggccctgcgatgaggtggcgacttgtccagggtgtaccccaccttccgcccgactgtagctgagataggcgccagcgccccccgcgaccccaaaagggaataagcggtagaaaatggagggatggatggaaatgaaCTAAACCGATACTCTTTGGGCTTGTACAACAGAAATAAGCGCAAATGTGGTTATAAATACTTCTGCCAAGTGTGCAAAGAGATGTTTCATTAGGTGAGACTGAGGCACTCTTTAAAATGGATATAATGTTTGATTGGTATATGATATATTTTTTgccaaatgccaacataaaataTCAAGGCATACCTGGGTATTTGTGTAGAATAATTAACAAAGTCTAACCTCTAGAGGAGAGTCAGGTTCATCCAGGATGTTCCTTTCACTGTGTATCTTCTGCATGGTTCCTGTAGAACTGGGGTCCATCACCAGCACGTTGTGACTAGCAGCTCTGTCCAACTTCAAGTCACTTTTTCTGGAGTCGCTGGTCCTGCACACCTCGTAATTGTACACGTGTTGGAGAGTCCCTGTCCCCAAAGTGTCTGAGTAACGTGGTGGATAATATGGAATGACAGGGAGGTTGGAGTGGTACAGGACGCGAGACTGTCTCCACCTGTACACTTTGACTGATATGATGAGCAGCAAGCAGGTGATGAAGAGGAAGGAGACCACAGCCAAAGCCAAGACTAAGTAAAAAGTCAGCTTGTCATTGTACTCCTTGTCGTGCATGTTAAAGTCAGTGAACTCTGACAGCACTTCAGGGAAGCTGTCCGCCACCGCCACGTTAACAATGACTGTAGCTGAACGAGAGGGCTGCCCGTTGTCCTCCACTAGAACACTCAGTCTTTGTTTGACGCCATCTTTATCAGTGACTTGGCGGACAGTTCTTATTTCTCCATTGTGTAGGCCCACTTCAAACAGCGCCCTGTCTGTGGCTTTCTGCACTTTATAGGAGAGCCAGGCGTTCTGTCCAGAGTCCACATCCACAGCCACCACTTTAGTCACCAGATAGCCCACATCTGCTGAACGAGGCACCATTTCAGCCAGCACCGAGCCGCCCGTCTGGACCGGGTACAGGACCTGGGGGGCGTTGTCGTTCTGGTCCTGGATCAGGACGCGGACGCTCACGTTGCTGCTGAGAGGAGGAGAACCTCCATCCTGAGCTCTGACGCGGAAATTAAACTCCTTCAGGTGCTCGTAGTCAAAAGAGCGCACTGCATGGATGACTCCACTATCAGCACTAACAGACACATATGAGGAGACCGCCACTCCGTTAACAGAGGAGTCCTCCAGCATGTAAGAGAGGCGAGCGTTCTGGTTCCAGTCAGCGTCTCTGGCTTTCACGGTGAATATAGAAAGACCTGGAGTGTTGTTTTCTACAATGGAGGCCTCATAGGAGCTCCTCTCAAAGACAGGTGCGTTGTCGTTCACATCTGAGATGTGTAAGGTGAGAGTGACGCTGCTGGAGAGGGAGGGCACTCCCTCATCAGAGCACATCACTGTGATGTTATACTCACTTGACCTCTCTCGGTCTAATTCACCGTCCACTACAATACTGTAAAAACTACTTGAAGATACAACTTTAAATGGTATATTTTCATTAATCGCACAACTTACTCGGCCGTTTTCTTCAGAATCTGGATCGTTCACACTCATCACCGCTATGACGGTGCTGGCAGGCATATTCTCTTCCACTGAGGTGGATGATGAAATCATTTTAATGACAGGAGCGTTGTCATTTATATCGCCTACGTCAATAATCACCTTGCTGGAGTCAGACAGACCTCCTTGATCAACCGCCTCAATATCAATCTCATATTTTTGGGCTTTCTCGTAATCAATATGTCCTTTCAAAATGAAACCCCCATCTTCAGTAATATGAAATAATTTGGAAATGCTGCTCATGCTGTTTTCAATCACATAACTGACTTCACCATTTGAGCCTTTGTCTGCATCAGAAGCACTCACTTTAGTAATTAATGTACCAGAAGGGGAATTTTCCTTTATGCTCGCTTTATAAACATTTTGTGTGAAAACAGGAGCATTATCATTAGCATCCAGCACTTTAATTTGAATTTGCATTGTTCCTGACCTCTGCGGCTCTCCTCCATCTTGCGCGGTTAACAAAAGCGTCACAAACTCGTCTCTTTCTCTGTCTAAAGGCTTCTGTAAAATCATTTCCACTTTCTTACCACTGTCAGACTGCCTGTGTAATTTAAGCACAAAATGATCATTAGGTTGCAGCGTGTAGCTCTGAAGACCATTCAAACCAATATCAGGGTCTACCGCCTTCTCCAGCATGAATTTGGAGCCCACGACAGCAGACTCGCTGATCTCCAACACCCTCCCTTCCTTCTCAAACATGGGCTCGTTGTCGTTAATATCCGTGATCTCCACAGTCACAGGGAATATTTCAATGGGTTGTTCTAACGCGATCTGAAAATGCAGCACACAAGGCGTGGTCCGACCACAAACAGCTTCTCGATCCATCCTCTCTTTGATAACCAGCACGCCTTTACTCTTGTCCAGCTGGACGTAATCGGCGCTGCCTCCCGTGTGAATGCGAGCTCTCCCTCCTTGTAAGCGTTTAACATCCAGACCCAAATCCTGAGCTATGTTGCCGATGAAGGATCCTTTGGTCATCTCCTCCGGGATGCTGTAGCTGACATGTCCGAGCACCGGAGCGAGGCAGAGCAGGAAAAAAAACGGCAGCACTTGCGGGCTCATTGTTCAACAATGCGCCTGCGTCGAAGCCCCAAATGTGGTCACTGCGCCCGGTTTGCGCCGCAATTACGCAACAAAGCCAAGCTCGGATGAAATCCAAATGACTATGAAAATATTCCAGGGTAATAATCCGATGGTATTTTTTCTTTTCATCTATCATGGAGCCTGCATTACGTGTCGTTGTCCTTTCCGTACTGCGAGCTCACGGAGGGTGCGTTGGAGTAAGTCTAAACCCTAAACATTCAAGACGCGGAGAACAGCGACCTCCACAGGTTACATCGTGTAACTGCATGGAGAAgggcttaaaaaaatatataagccTTTTTATTTTATGAGCTACTATGAAAAAAGCTGTTGACTAAAATGTAAATATGTAATATGCCTTGATAACGTGCTATTTTGACTCATAACTGGCACTTATTTCAGTCAATTAATATTTAAAAGTGATGTTTTATCAGGGCAAACAAAAGACATTGAATGGATGTGtgaatttataaaaaaacaacaaaaaaacaacaacaacgtagGTAttgtgaggggggaaaaaagaaagaaagtctAGTGTCGCTGTCCAGAGTACTGAAATATCAGGAGGCATAGTATGTttgttgtcatccatccatccatccattttccaccgtttattccttttggggtcgctggtgcctatctcagctacaatcaagcgtaaggcggggtacgacctggacaagtcgccacctcattgcagggccaacacagatagacggacaacattcacacactagggaccatttagtgttgccaatcaacctatagttTGTTGTcaagaaaaacataaaaaaataaacccaTTTTAAAACATGCTAACCTCTAGAGGAGAGTCAGGTTCATCCATGATGTTCCTTTCACTGTGTATCTTCTGCATGGTTCCTGTAGAACTGGGGTCCATCACCAGCACGTTGTGACTAGCAGCTCTGTCCAACTTCAAGTCACTTTTTCTGGAGTCGCTGGTCCTGCACACCTCGTAATTGTACACGTGTTGGAGAGTCCCTGTCCCCAAAGTGTCTGAGTAACGTGGTGGATAATATGGAATGACAGGGAGGTTGGAGTGGTACAGGACGCGAGACTGTCTCCACCTGTACACTTTGACTGATATGATGAGCAGCAAGCAGGTGATGAAGAGGAAGGAGACCACAGCCAAAGCCAAGACTAAGTAAAAAGTCAGCTTGTCATTGTACTCCTTGTCGTGCATGCTAAAGTCAGTGAACTCTGACAGCACTTCAGGGAAGCTGTCCGCCACCGCCACGTTAACAATGACTGTAGCTGAACGAGAGGGCTGCCCGTTGTCCTCCACTAGAACACTCAGTCTTTGTTTGACGCCATCTTTATCAGTGACTTGGCGGACAGTTCTTATTTCTCCATTGTGTAGGCCCACTTCAAACAGCGCCCTGTCTGTGGCTTTCTGCACTTTATAGGAGAGCCAGGCGTTCTGTCCAGAGTCCACATCCACAGCCACCACTTTAGTCACCAGATAGCCCACATCTGCTGAACGAGGCACCATTTCAGCCAGCACCGAGCCGCCCGTCTGGACCGGGTACAGGACCTGGGGGGCGTTGTCGTTCTGGTCCTGGATCAGGACGCGGACGCTCACGTTGCTGCTGAGAGGAGGAGAACCTCCATCCTGAGCTCTGACGCGGAAATTAAACTCTTTCAGGTGCTCGTAGTCAAAAGAGCGCACTGCATGGATGACTCCACTATCAGCACTAACAGACACATATGAGGAGACCGCCACTCCGTTAACAGAGGAGTCCTCCAGCATGTAAGAGAGGCGAGCGTTCTGGTTCCAGTCAGCGTCTCTGGCTTTCACGGTGAATATAGAAAGACCTGGAGTGTTGTTTTCTACAATGGAGGCCTCATAGGAGCTCCTCTCAAAGACAGGTGCGTTGTCGTTCACATCTGAGATGTGTAAGGTGAGAGTGACGCTGCTGGAGAGGGAGGGCACTCCCTCATCAGAGCACATCACTGTGATGTTATACTCACTTGACCTCTCTCGGTCTAATTCACCGTCCGTCACTAAACTGTAGAAATTGTCGGATGTGGACTTTAATGCAAAATGTAAATGATCACTAATGGAACAATACACTTTGCCATTCTCTTCAGAATCTGCATCGTTAACGTTTATTATGGTGACCACCGTGTTCATTTCAGCATCCTCCGAAATCACATTTGATTTGGACATGATATGAATTACAGGTTTGTTGTCATTTGTGTCCAAAACATCTACTTTTACTTTGCAAGAGCCACTTAGTCCTCCACCATCACTTGCTCGAATATCAATTTCAACACTCGCTGCCTTTTCATAATCCACTTTTCCGACCAGAGTGACATCGCCAGTGTTCCTGTTCACTTCAAACAAACCCCGGGCGTGATCGAGCGAACTTGAAATGGAATAAATTATTTCCCCATTTGAGCCGTGGTCAGCGTCTGTGGCTTTTACTGACACAACTACTGTTCCCTTTGCTGCGTTTTCTTTAACAGAAGCTTTATAAACACGCTGTGTGAAGACAGGAGCGTTGTCGTTAGCGTCTAACACCGCGATGTGGATCTGCATTGTTCCGGACAACTGTGGCTCTCCTCCATCTACTGCCGTGAGGATGAGAGACAAATGCTCATTTTTCTCTCTGTCCAGCGGCGTGTGCAACAACATCTCCACGCTTTTACCGGCGTCAAGCTGGCTGTCTTTGAGGGAGAATGCGCTAGTCGGCGTCAAAAAGTAGCGTTTTAAGCCGTTTTCTCCCACGTCAAAATCAATCGCTTTGTCCAAAATAAATGTTGCACCACTAGCAGTAAACTCGCTAATGTTGAAATAGAGCTGGCTTGTTTCAAACAAAGGATGGTTATCATTTATATCGTTTATTTCAATATTAACGCTGTAGAATTCCATGGGGTTCTCTAAAATAATCTGACAATGCAAAGCGCACGGTGCCGTTTGCGCACAAAGAGCCTCCCTGTCTACCTTCTCCTTTATAATCAGGGTTCCTTGTTCTCGGTTTAAAGCAATGTATTCTGCACCATCTCGCATAAAAACACGAGCCTTGCCTGTTTTCAGCCTTTTTGCATCCAAGCCTAAATCCTGAGCAATGTTACCAACGAAGGAGCCGGGCGCCATTTCCTCAGGGATGGAATAGCTGACCTGGCTGTGCACAAAGCTGGGCGAGAGGAGCCACATAAACAACAGTACTTGCCGTCTCATTGTGTCTGCTATGTTGAGTACCGGTCCTGGTGGTGTCcttttttgaaagaaaaatatGAATCCACGCGTGAGAATAAATCCAGTGATAATATAAATAGTCCCCCAATATCACCACACGGACGGCGCAACGTCTACTGTGACTGCTTGCTCTCTCTTTTTGTTTAAATGCACGGAGATGATGGGCGGCACAGCAAGGGCGGCTGCAGAACTGACACCAAAAAAAAGCCAATAGCGTCCCTTAGAGTCCAAACGTAAAACTGCACTTGTCTATAAATGTAGTCCAAACCCAACTATAAGCCATAAAGAAAAGGAAGTA includes:
- the LOC133552572 gene encoding protocadherin beta-16-like isoform X12, which produces MSPQVLPFFFLLCLAPVLGHVSYSIPEEMTKGSFIGNIAQDLGLDVKRLQGGRARIHTGGSADYVQLDKSKGVLVIKERMDREAVCGRTTPCVLHFQIALEQPIEIFPVTVEITDINDNEPMFEKEGRVLEISESAVVGSKFMLEKAVDPDIGLNGLQSYTLQPNDHFVLKLHRQSDSGKKVEMILQKPLDRERDEFVTLLLTAQDGGEPQRSGTMQIQIKVLDANDNAPVFTQNVYKASIKENSPSGTLITKVSASDADKGSNGEVSYVIENSMSSISKLFHITEDGGFILKGHIDYEKAQKYEIDIEAVDQGGLSDSSKVIIDVGDINDNAPVIKMISSSTSVEENMPASTVIAVMSVNDPDSEENGRVSCAINENIPFKVVSSSSFYSIVVDGELDRERSSEYNITVMCSDEGVPSLSSSVTLTLHISDVNDNAPVFERSSYEASIVENNTPGLSIFTVKARDADWNQNARLSYMLEDSSVNGVAVSSYVSVSADSGVIHAVRSFDYEHLKEFNFRVRAQDGGSPPLSSNVSVRVLIQDQNDNAPQVLYPVQTGGSVLAEMVPRSADVGYLVTKVVAVDVDSGQNAWLSYKVQKATDRALFEVGLHNGEIRTVRQVTDKDGVKQRLSVLVEDNGQPSRSATVIVNVAVADSFPEVLSEFTDFNMHDKEYNDKLTFYLVLALAVVSFLFITCLLLIISVKVYRWRQSRVLYHSNLPVIPYYPPRYSDTLGTGTLQHVYNYEVCRTSDSRKSDLKLDRAASHNVLVMDPSSTGTMQKIHSERNILDEPDSPLEQKPPNNDWRFNQGQRPGPSGPHMPYGTHIRWTPKSGTRAAGGPEVAMGTGPWPQPPTEAEQLQALMAAANVGEATGTLGPGTMGLTTRYSPQFTLQHVPDYRQNVYIPGSTATLTSNPQQQQQQQQQQAMAQQAGQQALPPPQSGQPEPPKAAQTPASKKKSTKKEKK
- the LOC133552572 gene encoding protocadherin beta-16-like isoform X18, whose product is MSPQVLPFFFLLCLAPVLGHVSYSIPEEMTKGSFIGNIAQDLGLDVKRLQGGRARIHTGGSADYVQLDKSKGVLVIKERMDREAVCGRTTPCVLHFQIALEQPIEIFPVTVEITDINDNEPMFEKEGRVLEISESAVVGSKFMLEKAVDPDIGLNGLQSYTLQPNDHFVLKLHRQSDSGKKVEMILQKPLDRERDEFVTLLLTAQDGGEPQRSGTMQIQIKVLDANDNAPVFTQNVYKASIKENSPSGTLITKVSASDADKGSNGEVSYVIENSMSSISKLFHITEDGGFILKGHIDYEKAQKYEIDIEAVDQGGLSDSSKVIIDVGDINDNAPVIKMISSSTSVEENMPASTVIAVMSVNDPDSEENGRVSCAINENIPFKVVSSSSFYSIVVDGELDRERSSEYNITVMCSDEGVPSLSSSVTLTLHISDVNDNAPVFERSSYEASIVENNTPGLSIFTVKARDADWNQNARLSYMLEDSSVNGVAVSSYVSVSADSGVIHAVRSFDYEHLKEFNFRVRAQDGGSPPLSSNVSVRVLIQDQNDNAPQVLYPVQTGGSVLAEMVPRSADVGYLVTKVVAVDVDSGQNAWLSYKVQKATDRALFEVGLHNGEIRTVRQVTDKDGVKQRLSVLVEDNGQPSRSATVIVNVAVADSFPEVLSEFTDFNMHDKEYNDKLTFYLVLALAVVSFLFITCLLLIISVKVYRWRQSRVLYHSNLPVIPYYPPRYSDTLGTGTLQHVYNYEVCRTSDSRKSDLKLDRAASHNVLVMDPSSTGTMQKIHSERNILDEPDSPLEQKPPNNDWRFNQGQRPGPSGAAGGPEVAMGTGPWPQPPTEAEQLQALMAAANVGEATGTLGPGTMGLTTRYSPQFTLQHVPDYRQNVYIPGSTATLTSNPQQQQQQQQQQAMAQQAGQQALPPPQSGQPEPPKAAQTPASKKKSTKKEKK
- the LOC133552572 gene encoding protocadherin beta-16-like isoform X10: MRRQVLLFMWLLSPSFVHSQVSYSIPEEMAPGSFVGNIAQDLGLDAKRLKTGKARVFMRDGAEYIALNREQGTLIIKEKVDREALCAQTAPCALHCQIILENPMEFYSVNIEINDINDNHPLFETSQLYFNISEFTASGATFILDKAIDFDVGENGLKRYFLTPTSAFSLKDSQLDAGKSVEMLLHTPLDREKNEHLSLILTAVDGGEPQLSGTMQIHIAVLDANDNAPVFTQRVYKASVKENAAKGTVVVSVKATDADHGSNGEIIYSISSSLDHARGLFEVNRNTGDVTLVGKVDYEKAASVEIDIRASDGGGLSGSCKVKVDVLDTNDNKPVIHIMSKSNVISEDAEMNTVVTIINVNDADSEENGKVYCSISDHLHFALKSTSDNFYSLVTDGELDRERSSEYNITVMCSDEGVPSLSSSVTLTLHISDVNDNAPVFERSSYEASIVENNTPGLSIFTVKARDADWNQNARLSYMLEDSSVNGVAVSSYVSVSADSGVIHAVRSFDYEHLKEFNFRVRAQDGGSPPLSSNVSVRVLIQDQNDNAPQVLYPVQTGGSVLAEMVPRSADVGYLVTKVVAVDVDSGQNAWLSYKVQKATDRALFEVGLHNGEIRTVRQVTDKDGVKQRLSVLVEDNGQPSRSATVIVNVAVADSFPEVLSEFTDFSMHDKEYNDKLTFYLVLALAVVSFLFITCLLLIISVKVYRWRQSRVLYHSNLPVIPYYPPRYSDTLGTGTLQHVYNYEVCRTSDSRKSDLKLDRAASHNVLVMDPSSTGTMQKIHSERNIMDEPDSPLEQKPPNNDWRFNQGQRPGPSGPHMPYGTHIRWTPKSGTRAAGGPEVAMGTGPWPQPPTEAEQLQALMAAANVGEATGTLGPGTMGLTTRYSPQFTLQHVPDYRQNVYIPGSTATLTSNPQQQQQQQQQQAMAQQAGQQALPPPQSGQPEPPKAAQTPASKKKSTKKEKK
- the LOC133552572 gene encoding protocadherin gamma-B4-like isoform X17, giving the protein MRRQVLLFMWLLSPSFVHSQVSYSIPEEMAPGSFVGNIAQDLGLDAKRLKTGKARVFMRDGAEYIALNREQGTLIIKEKVDREALCAQTAPCALHCQIILENPMEFYSVNIEINDINDNHPLFETSQLYFNISEFTASGATFILDKAIDFDVGENGLKRYFLTPTSAFSLKDSQLDAGKSVEMLLHTPLDREKNEHLSLILTAVDGGEPQLSGTMQIHIAVLDANDNAPVFTQRVYKASVKENAAKGTVVVSVKATDADHGSNGEIIYSISSSLDHARGLFEVNRNTGDVTLVGKVDYEKAASVEIDIRASDGGGLSGSCKVKVDVLDTNDNKPVIHIMSKSNVISEDAEMNTVVTIINVNDADSEENGKVYCSISDHLHFALKSTSDNFYSLVTDGELDRERSSEYNITVMCSDEGVPSLSSSVTLTLHISDVNDNAPVFERSSYEASIVENNTPGLSIFTVKARDADWNQNARLSYMLEDSSVNGVAVSSYVSVSADSGVIHAVRSFDYEHLKEFNFRVRAQDGGSPPLSSNVSVRVLIQDQNDNAPQVLYPVQTGGSVLAEMVPRSADVGYLVTKVVAVDVDSGQNAWLSYKVQKATDRALFEVGLHNGEIRTVRQVTDKDGVKQRLSVLVEDNGQPSRSATVIVNVAVADSFPEVLSEFTDFSMHDKEYNDKLTFYLVLALAVVSFLFITCLLLIISVKVYRWRQSRVLYHSNLPVIPYYPPRYSDTLGTGTLQHVYNYEVCRTSDSRKSDLKLDRAASHNVLVMDPSSTGTMQKIHSERNIMDEPDSPLEQKPPNNDWRFNQGQRPGPSGAAGGPEVAMGTGPWPQPPTEAEQLQALMAAANVGEATGTLGPGTMGLTTRYSPQFTLQHVPDYRQNVYIPGSTATLTSNPQQQQQQQQQQAMAQQAGQQALPPPQSGQPEPPKAAQTPASKKKSTKKEKK